A segment of the Macrotis lagotis isolate mMagLag1 chromosome 8, bilby.v1.9.chrom.fasta, whole genome shotgun sequence genome:
CACCAGGAGCGGTCTTCTTGGCTTCAAGCCACAGCTCCCTCCTCTTCTGCTTTTATCCCAGTGGAAGAGAGGGGGCAAGGGTGAGGACAGAGCTTTTGGGAACCAGGCTAGAAAAAAACTTCATCTCCTTCTTCAGAGCTACATAGAAGCAGGTAATCTGTTCCTAGTCTCTGATGCCAGACTCACAGCCTCCTTATGAAGAAATGACCAAAAGTAGGGGCTTCTGTTCTGCCCAAAGAAGCCAAAGAGGTTTAAGCCTCATCTCTTGATCATTAATAACTCAAAATCcaggggaaaaagggagaaaggctTGCTAGATAGCAGGAAGCCAAGCAAAGCCTAGCTTAGAGAAACAGGGGGTCACTAGCCCTGGCCAACAAGGCTTCCCTGAGCCACATCCTCTGAACAGAAGTCCACAATAGAAGTACAGCATTCACCACCATCCCCTGCCCCAACTCAAAGAGGACAGACTCTAGGAAAACTGTGCTGTTTTTTATTGGTCATCTTGAGGTGGCACAGCAGATGGGCAGGGCCAAGTATGGCCCTGATAAGGCAAAGATCAATTTTGTCTTCCTGGCCTCCAGACTGGTGACTTCATCCTGtactcaaggaactcacattttcCCAGGATCCTCCTTCAGAGTGACAGTCCTGTTAAAGACAagctggagagagaaagaggagttaGGCCACAGACATGGGACCCAGGGGGTTTTCCCCAGTCCCTTTAGGCCAAATTTAGACTGGTTAAACATGCAGTCCCAGGAAGGCAGTGTTCATTCCCTTTAGGTCTCATTATAGGGCACTTCATTGCCTATAGTCCCGTGTATTCCATGACTTTACTTCCCTAGGAAAAAACCTGAGTTGCATGTGAAAGAATCTGGTTTCTGAGGGGTTCTGGGAGTTTAGGCAAATTGcttcatttctctgggtctcagctccctgatgtgtaaaatgagaaaaatgccaCCTGTGCCACCTACCTCTGACCTCTGTAAGCCACTATAAAAATGTAAGATGGCCTATACTTGTATGAGGCTTAATCATTTAGAAAACACTATTCTAGACCTTACCTTCTAAGAAGCacaaaacaatcctgtgaggtataCCCTTGACCCAACTTTGATCCCTGGAGGTCATTCCATTCTTGGTACAGCAAGCTTCAACTTTCCAAACTGGAAAGGCTTCAAATAAAGACCTAGCAATAACTAAGGGCAAGCTCTCTAAGAACTAGCAACTAGGGATGTTCAGCAACAGAGGGCTGGGCACCAGGCAATTAATTTTAGTTATAGATACTCCAGAAAATGTCTATTAAAAGCTTGAAAGGACTGAGATGTGTGTCAGAGTAGTGTCCTAAGTGATAAAATCAAAGATTGATTTAGATAAATATAGAGGGAAAGAAGTTTGCCCAAAAAGCAGGGCCTAGAATTCAAGTTGACTGACACCCAAGTTCCTTCTTTGAGTTGACAGTGAAGATTTCAAATGGCATTATGTTTCTTCTGAGAACCTAATGAATTTCTGCTTAATCCCCACCCTTGGTGGTGTTATGATGTGCTGATATGTGTAGTGTGTAATATTTCCTGAACTTTGGCTgagtgaaaaagagaaagagaactgtGGCCAAGCCCCCAGTGGCCATTCTTTAATTCAGAAGCTGGAATAAAATCAAATACCCTCTGACAAGGGGGAACAGGGGgcagaggggagaggaagggagcaTATTGGCTGACCTTTCTTTCCATACTGTCAGGATCTACAGAGAAGTAGCCCAGGCGTTCAAACTGGAACTTTTCAAAGGGTTTGGCACCACTGACTGAACAATCCACCAAAGCATCTTCAATCACACAAAGAGAGTCCTATGGGACACATATGCATTAGACTATTTTGTGCAGGAGTCAAGGCTTTAGGGGTATAGGGGTGGCTCATCCCAAAGACACACACTACTATGGGGACAAAACAAAAGAGCCTCCAGTTCAACTCATGATCCTTTCCTGGAAGGAAAAAATGCCCCAAGACCTCAGTTCTTAGTGTAGACTCACCGTGTTCAAGTCACTTAAGAAACCACCAGGCACTTCAGAAGGATCCTCAGGGTTTTTGTGTTGAAATCTGCAATCATATGCATCTTGTGAGGCTCCATGTCTATTGGTTAGTACCCAGCTCTCCCTGATGGCTTCCcaacaattgataaatggattCTCTTATTTGGATCTCTGGATTCAAAATAAGCTAATCTGTTCCTAGTCTCTGATGCCAGACTCACAGCCTCTCGTAGATTCGGACCTCACACTGCAAGGGCTCAGATACCCAGTGGATAAAAGCTTTGGGTTTCTCAGAAACATCTGACTTGCTGCAGGTCACTTCCAACTCAATCACCTGGCCACTGGCATTCtttaagagacagagacagatatattgatttattgattgactgattgattaaccCACTGAGTTCCCTGCTTTGGATGTTCTTTTTAGCACATGGTTTTCAGACCTCCTATGACCTATGGGGCTTTTGACTACCAGAAGTACTTCTCTGGCCAACCTGTGGACAAGGTTTCCTCTACTCCAAGATAAAACCttatgctgggggggggggggggggggggggatgaatgaatggatgaatggcaACACAGGTGGGGCTCTATCCTTGAGTCCTTCCAAGTCACTTGGAATGACCTAGGAAAATCAGTGGGTTATTGTCAACAGAAAGAGTAGGTCTAATTCCAGCCACCATCTGTGTCTTGGCAGGTGGACACCTCTTACCTTGATGATATTCTGTACATCGATAACATAACCCGCATGCCTCAGGCCTACTGGCTGGCCAGGTGCAAGACGTTTGTAACCCTTTTCTGGTTCCTGAAAAGAAAGCTGTgtcaaaatcaaggaaaaaatgcTTCCTAGTAGCTGTCTTAGATGCCACATTCTTGTTCAACAGACAGAATTATGATTCTGGCAAAGGCACAGGCAAGGCAACTGTGCTTATTAGAAGGCTTGGGAACAGCCTAGAAGTTACCAAAATTCCGAGATGGTCTGAAAGTTGTGCAATCACGGTCATAACCACAGAATTCAGTTAGTTCAGTTAGACTTGGAGAAAGCCACTTTTCATATCCCACCCCTCTTCTCCTAGGGTCCCAGGAAAATCATAAAGAATAAAAGACCAGGACAATAAGTCAGATCCTCCCTAACCTCTTTAAAGTCTGTATGCTCAATGTAGATTGTGGGTGAAAAGGGGACCCGATGAAAGCCTTTGGACTCATCAGCTGGAAAGTTGGGTACGATGACATCAACTGCCTGTGTTAGAGAGGAAAGGATAGAGGATCACATGATTTAAGACTGGAAGGGACTTGAACAACTATCTAGTCAAACCAACTAATCTTCATttccagaaatattaaataatttgcaaGATCATATATAGGTCACAAATAGCATAACTTAGAATTTCCAAATCCAGGGGCCTTTCATGCTGCTTTTCATTCAAGATCGTCCCCCCAGAATAGAAGCAGCACAATACAAAGCAGTATACGAATGCAAATCAccaccagagagagagaggtaaaagaTTATGGGACAAGTCATCAGACTAGAGAGAGCTGTATTCCAGGAAACACCCTTCCAGGCCCTGTCTCTAACTCCATTCCCCAGGCTGACTCCCACTGCCTGCTCTTCACCTTGCTTGCTGGAAAGTTGGTAATGGTGACCCGGAGTGGCTTGAGAACAGCCATGGCCCTGGGGGCCCCATCATTCAGCACTTCTCGAACACAGGCTTCGAGCAGATGAGGCTCCATCGTTGTCTGCGCAACAGTCACGCCCACCTGACAGAAAGAGATTAGTCAGTGGCCTCAAGACACACAGAGGTCACCTGGCCTCTAGACATTGCTATACCTACCCGGGCACAAAAGTTGTTGATGGCCTCAGGAGGGAAGCCTCGACGTCTGAGAGCTGTGAGCGTGAAAAGCCGAGGATCATCCCAGTCCCTGCAGCATGAGAAGAATGAATACTTGTCTGGGATGCAGCTCTTACACCCACTACCCTGAACTGGAGATCACCAAAAACCATCCAAAACCCACAGGATTCACATTGTTTTAAGTCTGGACTGATTTTCACAGATCATTTGCAGGTATGCAAGGACATTCATGTACTTCACCTCTATTCTCTTTACCCCACTGTGAAGTAAGGATTGCTACTTTGCAAATGAAGAGCTTTCCTAAAGTCACATATAATAAAAGATGCCAAGTCAAGCTTCTCTAGTCTAAGCACTGCTCAAGGTTTCCTGATTCTGAATTGAGTGTTTTCCACTGCATACTAAAGTGCAATAGATTTTAAGATTGTAAACTGAGTCCTTCTGAAAGGGACCTGTAGTTCAAATGCCTCaatttacagtggaggaaactgtgGCCAAGGGAGACTGAAGTCATTTTTGCatagtcacacagtaagtggagaaccaggatttgaacctgggtcatGCAATTCCGATGCAGGACCCTTCCCCAATGGTTGGAAAACCTGAGACTAGAAGTTCTTGACAACCAGTCATGTTCGGGAGACAGTGCCCATCTAATCTATCCTGATAGGGGAGCCCAACCCTCCAAGGAGAGGAAAGTAGAATTCATTTCAGAATCAGCAGAAAAAGGCACAGGTCCTACCCTTCTTGATACCAAATCATCTTCAACCCTAGCAtaaaattttgtaaatgaggaaataggCTCAGAGAGAGGAAGcaatttgtctaagatcacagcCACAACCTGAAACCAAGTTTTCTGCCTCAAAATCCATGATTCTTTCCCCTGCCATCTCAGAAAATGAAGCCCCCCCCCACGCTATTCTTTTTCAGAAGAACCACAAATCTACCACCACTCTCACAAGAATCTTACCTGACAGCACCAGCTTCCACCAACTGGATGATCTTCCGCTTGGATACAACTGCGTAGTGCAGATTGAGGCGTCCATACTCCCACTGTACCGGGCAGTACACATCAAGAGCATTGCAAAGCCAGAAGTAGGAAGAACGCCTAAGGACAACAGAAACTCCAGGATGGCATCTCAACCAGATGGGTTGGGTCACACTGTGATGCCAGCCTGGGCTTCCaaggacacccccccccaaaatctggTTCCTTTCCACATCTTTCCCTCAATCACTCTTCAGCACTACCACGGAGGAGAGGGACTAAGCAAAGGATTAGAGATGCTGCACTGGTGCACCAACACCTCTGCACTTACCGGGCCTGGAACTCTTTGGTGCAAAGAGAGTGGGTAATGTGCtcaatggagtcacaaagacagTGTGTATAGTCATATGTGGGATAGATGCACCTACAGCAGGAGACAGAGGCCAGAAACTTGTGAGCTTATGACACACCCAACTCCCCCCCCCATGTCCTTGAAGGGCCTTCTCCCCAGGAGACAGCACCCACCACTTATCACCAGTTCGATGATGGGGCGTATACTTGATGCGATAGGCCACTGGGTCCATCTTTCCATCCTCCATAACCAGTTTCATCCTCAGTGTGGCCTCTCCTTCAGCAAACTTACCCTTCTTCATTCCCTGAGGAAAAACAGACCCCCCACTCTCACTCAAGTCCTAGGCAAGTCTTACTCCAGGGTTAGGATCAAAAGTTAGCTCACCTCAAAAAGCAATAAAGACTCTTCAATTGGCCGATCTCGCCATGGGGAGGGTGGAGGATTGTGGCCCTTAATCTCTTCTACCTGCTGGTGGCAGACATAGGCATGGCCCCTGCAAGTGCAGAAGGATTATCAACTTCAAGTAGGTGGCAAGCACAGAAGCCTAGCAGCTCTACAGACAAAAGCATTCTAGTTCTTCCAGCACTAGATGGAGCCAAGAAATCTTCCTAGGAAGAGATGAATTCCCATCCCCTTGTGGCCCTCCCCTGCCTCCCCCAAGTAGACTCCTGGCCTCACCTACGGATGAGCTCCACAGCCCAGTCATAGAGCTGGTCAAAATAATCCGAGGCATGCGTCACCTTGTAGGGCTTGTAACCTGCAAAGCCAGGGTCCAGCCAATCACTCCCTGAGTGTGAAAACTTCTCACCAAGTTCAGTTCCTCAAATTCCACCCCACATCCTGCCAGCCCATTCTTTGCCCTGGACTCCATACCCAGCCATTCTACCATGTCCCGGATTCCAGTAAAgtatttctcctcctccttctcaggATTTGTGTCATCATAACGCAGAAAGCAGACTCCATTGTTGGCCTATAGAAATCAGATATTGTCGTAGACCCCAGTACTAGATGAAGGTACTCCCACATTAAATTATCTTCTTTTGTCTAAATCTAGATTAGAACCTCAGaatagaagaaataattcaaaattcaaGAGAGATATCTGgagtttcctcatttccccaaaGCTTTTCAACAAAAAGTTTTATTGTTTCTAAATGCACTAACCATGATAATTTTGCAAGCAAAATCTCATTATCCAGGTTATCTAtgtttatttcatatattaataATGTATGTGATTTGAAATACATAAAGAGGATTTCAAAAACGAAAGCATAGTACAGACCAACTATCACCAAGTCCCTTTCATAGATATCAGTGGAGTGGAAAAATTCACAGGATAGTAAAGATTTTTAGTATGAGTCCAGAAGGAGCCAGGAGGGGAGTTCCTCACTCTGGGAAGTGAATGACTCTTATACCCCTCTGGTCACTATAGTGACAAGGAGGATCACCATGAGATCAGGCTATTTCCCAGAGTGAGAGGGTAAGTGGTGACACCAGAGTTACCACAAGCTTATCCTGCTCCCTAGGTTCAGTGATGCATAAAGTTTAAAGCTAGAAGttctttaaaggtcatctaatatTAAGActcacatttttcagatgagaaaactgaacccaTAAGATATTACCATAGCAAGGTCAACCTGTCCCTGATTACAATGGGTTCCCATTTTTTCTGTATTCACAATAGTATTTTCAAAGGTTTATCAGAATCAGCAAGTATCTACAATGCCTCTGGGTCATGACTGGTTCATAATACTTCCCACAGTAACAGGAGGAAATAAGAGTCTTTCTGGGAAGCAGAACACAGCTTTGGAGTCAAaggagttgggttcaaatcctacctcttctATTCAGAACGTGTATGAccataaacaagtcatttaactctgtggGTCCTGGTATTCCACTTCTAAAGAATGAgagttgtaatccaaggtctcTGAAACACCTTCCAGGTTGCAATCTATGAACCTTTGtgacaccgcccccccccccaccagtacCCCACCATATATTAAGAATAAGAAGCTGGCCCTCTATCCCAGAGGAGAATGGACACCTACCTTGGCATAGCCAAAGTTGAAGTTAATGGCCTTGGCATGTCCAATATGCAAAATACCATTGGGTTCTGGTGGGAATCGTGTTCTCACctttgaaaggaaagagaagtttCAGAAGACCTACAGTCATTTGACTGTGTAGTAATTGAGCTCAGTGACAATTCCTCCATGGCCTTATCCAGCAGAAACCTGGACAGGCTTCTCTGAAGCTCTTACATGCCCACAGATTACCTCCTTCCCAGCGCCAGAGGTTACTGTGGTCATTTCCACCCATCAGGACAAGAAAAGACACTCTCCTACCATTCCCACCACCAAAAGAAGGAGGCCCAAGCACCTGTCCCCCGGTGATTTCCATGTGCTGCTGCAGCAGAGGCATGGTGTTGGGGGTGACCACATAGCCAGGGGTTTTGTAGTTTTCACCTGTAAAAGTCAAAAGACCAAGGAGGTTCCTTAGCAGAGGATGGCAGGAAAGGAGGCACATTCCTTAGGAGGAAGGCCTATAACATACCACTTATTGTCAAAATGGGGGCAGGAGATATGAGCCTGGATAAGGCTTAGGTCCAGAACTGGTTTCAACATCCAAGAGGAGAGTAACAACAAAACCACTACTTCAGAGAGACTGATCTTGAACTCTCCCCAGGAAGGTAGAGCAGTAATGGATACTTTAGTCAGATACTTTAGGGTTAAGGATCACAAGGTACTTCACCCAAAAGAAAGCTACTCTTCCTTAACTTCCAGAAAGAGTGGGTTTCTTGGTCTTCTGCCTGTCTCCCATACTTACTCACTCACCTGGTTTGTGGAATCTAAGTGCTTCTCCCCTGAGCTGTTCCATCAGAGACAGAGATGCTGTAGGTGCCTCACCTAGAGAAGTTAGAATATGCTATAATAACTTCCAGAGACAGCTCTGAGCTTCCCATTAGACTCAGAAACAGCAACATGAACCCAGTGGCTAACTCTTAACTGCAGAAAGAATAACCTCCTCTGCCCAGCAAACAAAACCCGAACTTACCCTAGATCttaaaaaaacctgaattcatagattaccagccctgaagtcaggagggcttgggttcaaattcagtctctgacaCTCAAtaatatgactttgggcaagtcacttaaccattgccttaaataaatacaatttaaaaaaaaaacctgatttaATGAAAAGACCATTAAGAAGTCCcagaaatgaggggaaaaaaagctggaATCTACAGGCACCAAAAGAACTTCGGTGCACAAATCGACTGAGGTTGTTGCTTTTGTTGGGcctccatttttgaagaggaccaatgacaacaCTAGTGATGTCTTAACTTCTGAATGAAATGGATTTACttgaggtagagttgcacaaagtcatctgTCTCCCATTATTTTCCAGTCATTGAAGTTTAGTGGCAAGATAAAAATTAAGATGACTAGTGATGGCCCAGGAAGCATCTGGGTCTTTGATATCTAACCAAGCTTTAAGCACTCCATAAAGCCtgtttcagtcaccttcatggccactggaacaaattgttcttatctgggTTGAACCCATCTGTCAAGTTCAAACTacacttcttggagccacaagtaaGATTTGGGTGATAGGTGGATAAACAGCCCCGAAAAGGGTTCAGCAGCAAGCCTTCACACCAAAGGTGCTAGTCAGGAAACTATTCTCAGAGCCAATCATCCCAGCATCCAGACCAAACCTGGGTGAGGCAGGCTGAGAGGGGGA
Coding sequences within it:
- the QARS1 gene encoding glutamine--tRNA ligase, with the translated sequence MAADSLSLFTGLGLSEHKARETLKNEALSAQLLAAAAQAQQVLGPSIDKSIGTLLYNVASRLKDPRRLSFLVGYVTNKKILTDLQLSAALEYLRSHPLDPINITDFEQECGVGVTISPEQIEEAVETVIGRHREQLLKERYHFNMGLLMGEARTALKWADGKTIKNEVDMQVLHLLGPKTEADLEKKPKVAKMRHEEKDLKASRMAVSNGEAPTASLSLMEQLRGEALRFHKPGENYKTPGYVVTPNTMPLLQQHMEITGGQVRTRFPPEPNGILHIGHAKAINFNFGYAKANNGVCFLRYDDTNPEKEEEKYFTGIRDMVEWLGYKPYKVTHASDYFDQLYDWAVELIRRGHAYVCHQQVEEIKGHNPPPSPWRDRPIEESLLLFEGMKKGKFAEGEATLRMKLVMEDGKMDPVAYRIKYTPHHRTGDKWCIYPTYDYTHCLCDSIEHITHSLCTKEFQARRSSYFWLCNALDVYCPVQWEYGRLNLHYAVVSKRKIIQLVEAGAVRDWDDPRLFTLTALRRRGFPPEAINNFCARVGVTVAQTTMEPHLLEACVREVLNDGAPRAMAVLKPLRVTITNFPASKAVDVIVPNFPADESKGFHRVPFSPTIYIEHTDFKEEPEKGYKRLAPGQPVGLRHAGYVIDVQNIIKNASGQVIELEVTCSKSDVSEKPKAFIHWVSEPLQCEVRIYERLFQHKNPEDPSEVPGGFLSDLNTDSLCVIEDALVDCSVSGAKPFEKFQFERLGYFSVDPDSMERKLVFNRTVTLKEDPGKM